In Candidatus Eisenbacteria bacterium, a single genomic region encodes these proteins:
- a CDS encoding sigma-70 family RNA polymerase sigma factor produces the protein MSQGVAAAEAERTAAREATVDERTAPDDERRLLERVQAGETAAFDELVRRYLRPAYAIAYRVLKQREDAEDVAQEALLATLETIHRFDTSRPFGPWLYRIVTNRALNARKSRSIRQAEPVAEEMVSPGESPEAASERSEA, from the coding sequence ATGAGCCAAGGAGTCGCGGCAGCTGAGGCGGAGCGGACGGCCGCCCGGGAGGCGACCGTGGACGAGAGGACCGCGCCGGACGACGAGCGACGCCTCCTCGAGCGCGTCCAGGCCGGCGAGACCGCCGCCTTCGACGAGCTGGTCCGGCGCTACCTCCGCCCGGCGTACGCGATCGCGTACCGCGTGCTGAAGCAGCGCGAGGACGCGGAGGACGTGGCGCAGGAGGCGCTCCTGGCGACGCTCGAGACGATCCACCGGTTCGACACGAGCCGGCCGTTCGGGCCGTGGCTCTACCGGATCGTGACGAACCGGGCGCTGAACGCGAGGAAGTCGCGCTCGATCCGCCAGGCGGAGCCGGTGGCCGAGGAGATGGTGTCGCCGGGCGAGTCGCCCGAGGCGGCGTCCGAGCGGAGCGAGGCG